Proteins from a genomic interval of Sugiyamaella lignohabitans strain CBS 10342 chromosome C, complete sequence:
- the APE1 gene encoding Ape1p (Vacuolar aminopeptidase yscI; zinc metalloproteinase that belongs to the peptidase family M18; often used as a marker protein in studies of autophagy and cytosol to vacuole targeting (CVT) pathway; protein increases in abundance and relative distribution to cytoplasmic foci increases upon DNA replication stress; GO_component: GO:0005737 - cytoplasm [Evidence IDA] [PMID 22842922]; GO_component: GO:0000324 - fungal-type vacuole [Evidence IDA] [PMID 1400574]; GO_component: GO:0005773 - vacuole [Evidence IEA,IEA]; GO_function: GO:0004177 - aminopeptidase activity [Evidence IEA,IEA]; GO_function: GO:0016787 - hydrolase activity [Evidence IEA]; GO_function: GO:0046872 - metal ion binding [Evidence IEA]; GO_function: GO:0070006 - metalloaminopeptidase activity [Evidence IDA] [PMID 3882418]; GO_function: GO:0008237 - metallopeptidase activity [Evidence IEA]; GO_function: GO:0008233 - peptidase activity [Evidence IEA]; GO_function: GO:0008270 - zinc ion binding [Evidence IEA]; GO_process: GO:0006508 - proteolysis [Evidence IEA,IEA]; GO_process: GO:0007039 - vacuolar protein catabolic process [Evidence ISS] [PMID 2651436]; GO_process: GO:0007039 - vacuolar protein catabolic process [Evidence ISS] [PMID 2689224]) — MTSFRANPAFKNARQRKASSPESFEIVDSVSTNGNGSSESEKATIRGEFDPKLSSTQYTDLFLDFMNTSPTTYHAVNSVAEVLEAQGFVYLSERESWEDKITKSNRFYTTRNGSSLLAFVVGKDWAPGKGAAIIGSHIDALTGKVKPISKKTPVEGYEQIGTAPYSGAFNSTWWDRDLGIGGRIITRSKDTKKIESKLVRIPYPVARIPTLAPHFGAVASGPFNPETQMTPIIGLIGDEDPELVATADEKRSPLIGKHSLRLLRALSKHSGIPVGDFLQLDLEVYDTHPGTVGGLDKEFVFCPRIDDKLCSFAAVYGLLESLEKVDDNSSLSFVALYDDEEIGSLLRQGAESNLLEGTIDRLLALHGSSDEELKRLTYANSFLISADVIHAVNPNFDNVYLEHHKPKLNVGVTVSFDPNGHMTTDAVSTAFVEEIARRTDNVLQAFQIRNDSRSGGTIGPKLSSKTGLRAIDMGIPQLSMHSIRATTGSKDVYLGVKFFKAFFEKWEEVDVLFKLGDL, encoded by the coding sequence ATGACTTCTTTCAGAGCCAATCCGGCGTTCAAGAACGCTCGCCAGAGAaaagcttcttctccagaaTCTTTTGAGATTGTCGATTCGGTTTCTACCAACGGCAATGGCTCGTCAGAATCTGAAAAGGCCACTATTCGTGGCGAGTTTGATCCTAAATTGTCATCCACTCAATATACAGATCTGTTCCTTGACTTTATGAATACTAGTCCTACTACGTATCATGCTGTTAACAGTGTTGCTGAGGTTCTTGAAGCTCAAGgatttgtttatctttCAGAAAGAGAGTCTTGGGAAGACAAGATCACCAAGTCCAACCGATTCTACACCACTAGAAACGGTTCGTCGCTTCTGgcttttgttgttggaaaaGACTGGGCTCCTGGTAAGGGAGCTGCTATTATCGGTTCTCATATTGACGCATTGACTGGTAAAGTCAAGCCTATCTCCAAAAAGACTCCTGTCGAGGGTTATGAACAAATTGGCACTGCTCCTTACTCCGGTGCATTTAACAGCACCTGGTGGGACCGAGATCTTGGTATTGGTGGTCGTATCATCACTCGTTCCAAAGATACCAAGAAAATCGAGTCCAAATTAGTGAGAATTCCTTATCCAGTTGCCAGAATTCCCACATTGGCTCCTCACTTTGGAGCCGTGGCTAGCGGTCCTTTCAACCCTGAGACTCAAATGACGCCTATTATTGGACTTATTGGCGACGAGGATCCTGAATTAGTTGCTACTGCTGACGAGAAACGGTCTCCTCTGATTGGCAAACACAGTCTTCGATTATTGAGAGCTCTTTCCAAACACAGTGGAATTCCCGTGGGCGATTTCCTGCAATTGGATCTTGAAGTGTATGACACTCATCCCGGTACAGTTGGTGGTCTGGACAAggagtttgttttctgtcCTCGTATTGATGACAAACTTTGTTCTTTTGCTGCTGTATATGGATTACTCGAGAGTTTGGAGAAGGTTGACGACAACTCATCATTGAGTTTTGTAGCTTTGtacgacgacgaggaaaTCGGCAGTTTGTTGAGACAAGGAGCCGAATCCAACCTCCTTGAAGGTACTATTGACCGATTGCTGGCACTTCACGGCAGTTCAGACGAGGAATTGAAGAGACTCACCTACGCCAACTCGTTCCTGATCTCGGCCGACGTGATCCACGCCGTCAACCCCAACTTCGACAACGTCTACCTCGAGCACCACAAACCCAAGCTCAATGTGGGAGTCACTGTTTCCTTCGACCCCAACGGACACATGACCACCGACGCAGTATCCACTGcttttgttgaagagaTTGCCCGTCGCACCGACAACGTTCTCCAGGCGTTCCAAATCCGCAACGACTCGCGATCCGGCGGTACCATTGGCCCCAAACTGTCGTCCAAAACCGGTCTTCGTGCCATTGACATGGGAATTCCCCAGCTGTCCATGCACAGTATCCGAGCCACCACCGGGTCCAAAGACGTCTACCTCGGCGTCAAGTTCTTCAAAGCTTTTTTCGAGAAATGGGAAGAGGTCGACGTCCTCTTCAAACTCGGCGACTTGTAA